In Streptobacillus ratti, the DNA window TTTAGAATAAATAAAAACAAAAAACCAGAGACAAATGCCTCTGGTAAAAAGTAAAACTTTTTTGTACTATCTCAATTCTACCATGCAGAATTAATTAAAACTTCTTCTCCATATCCACCATTTAATTTTTGTGGGTTAGTAGAATTATAAGCTCTTTGAACTCTTATTCCACGAATATTTAATTCTCTAGCTGCTAAAATATCATCATCACTATCTCCATAATGAATAGAAACATTATGTTTTTTTATGTAAAATGATTTATCATACTTATATCCATCAACTTGTTTTTCACCAGCATATTCTATATATACTTCATAAGGTAAGTTGAAAAATCTTTTTAGTGTTTTAGAAGTTTTAGTTGAACTATAATTTTTATCTTTAGAATGCTTAGTTCTTCCAGTTATAAAAAATATTCTATCTCCTCTTTTTAAGTGCATATCTATAAGTTTTTGAGCTGAAATTTTAGGAATAGAATGTTCATCTCCCATTTCTGCTAAATAATCCCAATATTTTTGATTATCAAGATAACTATTTCTTCCTCTAGGGTGATTAGGTATTTGGAAATAATCTATACC includes these proteins:
- the aphA gene encoding acid phosphatase AphA; protein product: MKKLLLLTALMSITTFAAGPKVPYTHEGFYTTENVQKAVHFVSVEQIEKSLEGQGPINVSFDIDDTLLHSSGYFRYGIDYFQIPNHPRGRNSYLDNQKYWDYLAEMGDEHSIPKISAQKLIDMHLKRGDRIFFITGRTKHSKDKNYSSTKTSKTLKRFFNLPYEVYIEYAGEKQVDGYKYDKSFYIKKHNVSIHYGDSDDDILAARELNIRGIRVQRAYNSTNPQKLNGGYGEEVLINSAW